In Clostridium sporogenes, one genomic interval encodes:
- a CDS encoding cell wall-binding repeat-containing protein, translating to MVKSKEKSKVFFTLLAITLIFIVNSNKVKADDEINFKRLCGKGRYETSASICSGGWETSEYVVLASGEGFADALSAAPLAKKYNAPIILTGKNKLNDNAKDQLEKLETKKVIIVGGPGSISEDIVIELKNLGIKVNRIYGEDRYKTSLKIAKEIGVKNGVVVTNGLGFADALAMAPIAATKQMPILLTPSDKLTNDTMEFLKKNSYDKSYILGGTATVSDYIKNSLKNPTRLSGMDRFQTNIAILDHFRDEINLDEVYITSGDGYADALSGSVLASKNKSPIILINDDLNRSTKSFVSTNKSNFKNVTIFGGEGVVKEPTLSNLFGAFKSGETRSDTKEVVAERLDRSYLKDYHIDLPEEGKLDIEYDFNNFTRFDLIVLDEKNNEIIKKSYNYLKKNKSVHDNYNDIRLPKGKYIVRVHVFNMDGTYTIKSKYTQEGQGFEKEFNNDLKTANAIEHNKSIVGSIHSYNDVDYYKFTLNEKGNLKINLKHNQYGRYGFKVSLLDENNKSISEFISGGEDINSYSNKLRLPKGNYFVKIECEKWNDEPLQYELNLVYNIEGENYESEPNDYIQDANYIKCNTEYIGNIQSRDDRDYYKINLNSDSKVTINFKHDEGYGKWTIYLCDKDNNPIQRFKSYGFEVNKDFDPVELKSGEYYVSVEGRDDSDYSINILK from the coding sequence ATGGTAAAATCTAAAGAAAAAAGCAAAGTATTTTTTACCTTATTAGCCATTACTTTAATTTTTATTGTTAATTCTAATAAGGTAAAAGCTGATGATGAGATTAATTTTAAAAGGTTATGTGGTAAAGGACGATATGAAACCTCAGCTTCTATATGTAGTGGTGGATGGGAAACATCAGAGTATGTTGTTCTAGCAAGTGGAGAGGGATTTGCAGATGCTTTAAGTGCAGCTCCATTAGCTAAAAAATATAATGCACCTATAATTCTAACAGGGAAAAATAAGTTGAATGATAACGCTAAAGATCAGTTAGAAAAATTGGAAACTAAAAAGGTAATAATAGTTGGAGGCCCTGGTTCAATTTCAGAAGATATAGTAATAGAATTAAAAAATCTAGGAATAAAGGTTAATAGAATATATGGTGAAGACAGATATAAAACTAGTTTAAAAATTGCAAAAGAAATAGGAGTAAAAAACGGAGTTGTAGTTACAAATGGTTTAGGATTTGCTGATGCATTGGCTATGGCACCTATAGCAGCTACTAAACAAATGCCTATTTTGTTAACACCTAGTGACAAATTAACAAATGACACAATGGAGTTTTTAAAGAAAAATTCTTATGATAAAAGCTATATATTAGGAGGAACTGCTACAGTTAGTGATTATATAAAAAATTCATTAAAAAATCCAACTAGATTAAGTGGAATGGACAGATTTCAAACTAATATAGCTATATTGGACCATTTTAGAGACGAGATAAACTTAGATGAAGTATATATTACATCAGGAGATGGATATGCAGATGCTTTGTCTGGTTCAGTATTAGCTAGTAAAAATAAATCTCCAATAATATTAATAAATGATGATTTAAACAGAAGTACAAAATCTTTTGTAAGTACTAATAAATCTAATTTTAAAAATGTAACAATATTTGGAGGAGAAGGAGTAGTAAAGGAGCCTACTTTAAGTAATTTATTTGGAGCATTTAAGTCTGGTGAAACAAGATCAGATACTAAAGAAGTTGTTGCAGAAAGATTGGATAGATCCTATCTAAAGGATTACCATATTGATTTACCAGAAGAGGGTAAGTTAGATATAGAGTATGATTTTAACAACTTTACCCGTTTTGATTTAATTGTTTTAGATGAAAAGAATAATGAAATTATAAAAAAATCTTATAATTATTTGAAGAAAAATAAGAGTGTTCATGATAATTATAATGATATAAGACTGCCTAAAGGAAAATATATAGTTAGGGTACATGTATTTAATATGGACGGAACTTATACAATTAAATCAAAATATACTCAAGAAGGACAAGGTTTTGAAAAGGAATTTAATAATGATCTAAAAACTGCAAATGCTATAGAACATAATAAAAGTATTGTAGGAAGTATTCATAGTTATAATGATGTAGATTATTATAAATTCACATTAAATGAAAAAGGAAATTTAAAAATAAATTTAAAACATAATCAATATGGTAGATATGGATTTAAGGTTAGTTTATTAGATGAAAATAATAAATCAATATCAGAATTTATTAGTGGAGGAGAAGATATAAATTCTTATAGTAATAAATTAAGACTTCCTAAAGGAAATTATTTTGTAAAAATAGAGTGTGAAAAATGGAATGATGAACCCTTACAGTATGAGCTAAATTTAGTTTATAATATTGAAGGTGAAAATTATGAATCAGAGCCAAATGATTATATACAAGATGCTAATTATATAAAGTGCAATACAGAGTATATAGGAAATATACAATCAAGAGATGATAGAGATTATTATAAAATAAATTTAAATTCAGATTCAAAAGTAACAATCAACTTTAAACATGATGAAGGTTATGGAAAGTGGACTATTTATTTATGCGATAAGGACAATAACCCAATACAACGATTTAAGTCTTATGGTTTTGAGGTGAATAAGGATTTTGATCCAGTAGAATTAAAATCAGGAGAGTATTATGTGTCAGTAGAAGGAAGAGATGATTCAGATTATAGTATAAATATTCTAAAATAG